From one Lycium ferocissimum isolate CSIRO_LF1 chromosome 7, AGI_CSIRO_Lferr_CH_V1, whole genome shotgun sequence genomic stretch:
- the LOC132065741 gene encoding peroxidase 4-like, translating into MASSSTVIAMMVILLMGSTSAKLSTTFYSKSCPRLLNTVNSGVRAAVAKEKRMGASLLRLFFHDCFVQGCDGSILLDDTPSFRGEQTALPNNNSARGYNVIDNIKTKVEKVCPGTVSCADILAIAARDSTVLLGGPSWEVKLGRRDSRTASFSKANDGRLPLATSSLGNLINRFKVVGLSAKDMVALSGSHTIGQAGCVTFRTRIYNESNIDASFAKIRQGRCPRTTGSGDRNLVPLDPKTPNFFDNDYYKNLINKKGLLHSDQVLYNGGSTDSLVNIYSKKPSKFNSDFAIAMSKMGGISPLTGSKGEIRKKCGRVN; encoded by the exons ATGGCTTCTTCTTCAACAGTCATTGCCATGATGGTCATTCTCCTAATGGGTAGCACCTCTGCTAAGCTATCCACGACTTTCTACTCTAAGAGTTGCCCCAGGTTACTTAACACAGTAAATTCTGGAGTTAGGGCAGCAGTGGCGAAGGAGAAGCGAATGGGTGCTTCCCTTCTTCGCCTCTTCTTCCACGATTGCTTTGTCCAA GGTTGTGATGGATCAATACTCCTTGATGACACTCCGTCATTCAGAGGAGAGCAAACTGCTCTTCCCAATAACAATTCTGCTCGAGGATATAATGTCATTGACAATATCAAAACTAAAGTTGAAAAAGTGTGTCCCGGTACTGTTTCTTGCGCTGATATTCTAGCCATCGCTGCTCGTGACTCCACTGTTCTG CTTGGAGGACCTAGTTGGGAGGTGAAACTTGGAAGGAGAGATTCAAGAACTGCAAGCTTCTCAAAAGCCAATGATGGCCGACTCCCACTTGCAACATCATCCCTTGGTAATCTCATCAACAGGTTCAAAGTTGTTGGTCTTTCTGCCAAGGATATGGTTGCCTTATCAG GATCACACACAATTGGTCAAGCAGGTTGTGTAACATTTAGGACAAGAATATATAACGAGAGCAACATTGATGCTTCCTTTGCAAAGATAAGACAAGGGAGGTGTCCCAGAACTACGGGATCCGGGGACAGGAATCTGGTACCACTAGACCCTAAAACACCGAACTTTTTTGACAATGACTATTATAAGAACCTTATCAACAAGAAGGGACTTCTTCACTCGGATCAAGTGCTCTACAATGGTGGATCTACAGATTCTCTGGTAAACATTTACAGCAAGAAACCATCCAAATTCAACTCTGATTTTGCTATAGCCATGAGCAAGATGGGAGGTATTAGTCCATTGACCGGGTCCAAGGGAGAGATAAGGAAGAAGTGTGGGAGGGTAAACTAA